The Zalophus californianus isolate mZalCal1 chromosome 7, mZalCal1.pri.v2, whole genome shotgun sequence genome includes a region encoding these proteins:
- the LOC113928011 gene encoding peroxiredoxin-1-like translates to MDLEDIAEEEEPTRTWRLIECEKTGGIERLNNLPMTMKLTPSVPFIAQDYGVLKADEGISFRGLLIIDDKGILRQITVNDLPEGRSVDETLRLVQAFQFTDKHGEVCPAGWNPGSDTIKPDVQKSKEYFSKQK, encoded by the exons ATGGATTTGGAAGACATCGCAGAGGAAGAAGAACCCACAAGAACTTGGCGGCTAATTGAAT gtgagaaaactggaggcatagagaggttaaataacttacccaTGACCATGAAGCTC ACCCCAAGCGTACCATTCATCGCTCAGGACTATGGAGTCTTAAAGGCTGATGAAGGCATCTCGTTCAGGGGCCTCTTGATCATTGATGATAAAGGTATCCTTAGGCAGATCACGGTAAATGACCTTCCTGAAGGCCGCTCTGTGGATGAGACTCTGCGACTGGTTCAGGCCTTCCAGTTTACTGACAAGCATGGGGAAGTATGCCCAGCTGGCTGGAATCCCGGCAGTGATACCATCAAGCCTGATGTccagaagagcaaagaatatttctcTAAGCAAAAGTGA